The proteins below are encoded in one region of Fibrella aestuarina BUZ 2:
- a CDS encoding NADH:flavin oxidoreductase/NADH oxidase — protein MSVLLSPLTLRGVTLKNRLVVSPMCQYSSVDGFATDWHLVHLGSRAVGGAGLIITEATAVSPEGRITPNDLGIWSDDHVPGLQRITDFLTANGAVPGIQLAHAGRKASHQRPWDGGQAIAPDQPTGWQTVAPSAIPFTDNEPAPTALTLDGIQQVRADFRAAAIRALQAGFVVAELHAAHGYLLHQFLSPQSNHRTDDYGGSFANRIRLLQEVVDDVRAIWPDEYPLFVRISATDWTEGGWTADDSVALVALLNEQGVDLIDCSTGGNVPKATIPTGPGYQVPFAERIKRETGVPTGAVGLITDADQAEAILTNGQADLILLARESLRDPYFPLHAAHILGDEQPWPVQYERAKPRPAR, from the coding sequence ATGTCTGTTTTACTTTCACCCCTGACGTTACGCGGGGTTACGCTCAAAAACCGCCTCGTTGTCTCACCCATGTGCCAGTATTCGAGTGTCGACGGATTCGCCACCGACTGGCACCTGGTACACCTGGGAAGCCGGGCCGTGGGCGGCGCGGGCCTGATTATCACCGAAGCCACCGCCGTATCGCCCGAGGGCCGCATCACACCCAATGACCTCGGTATCTGGTCCGACGATCACGTGCCAGGGCTACAACGCATCACCGATTTTCTAACGGCCAACGGGGCTGTGCCGGGCATTCAACTGGCTCATGCCGGGCGAAAAGCCAGCCATCAACGCCCTTGGGACGGCGGTCAGGCCATCGCCCCCGACCAGCCCACCGGCTGGCAAACGGTAGCCCCCAGCGCCATCCCCTTTACCGACAACGAACCAGCGCCCACGGCCCTTACGCTCGACGGCATTCAGCAGGTGCGGGCCGATTTCCGGGCGGCGGCGATACGGGCCTTGCAGGCGGGGTTTGTGGTGGCCGAACTTCACGCCGCCCACGGTTATCTGCTTCACCAGTTCCTTTCGCCCCAGAGCAACCACCGGACCGACGACTACGGCGGCTCGTTTGCCAATCGCATCCGGTTACTGCAAGAAGTGGTCGATGATGTGCGCGCTATCTGGCCCGATGAGTACCCGCTTTTCGTGCGCATTTCGGCGACCGACTGGACCGAAGGCGGCTGGACCGCCGATGATTCTGTGGCGCTGGTAGCCTTGTTGAACGAGCAGGGCGTTGACCTGATCGACTGCTCAACGGGCGGCAACGTACCCAAAGCCACCATCCCGACGGGGCCAGGCTATCAGGTGCCGTTTGCCGAGCGCATCAAACGCGAAACGGGGGTACCAACGGGTGCCGTGGGCCTCATCACCGACGCCGACCAGGCCGAAGCCATCCTGACCAACGGGCAGGCTGACCTGATCCTGCTGGCGCGGGAGTCGCTCCGTGATCCGTATTTTCCGCTGCATGCCGCGCACATCCTGGGCGACGAGCAACCGTGGCCCGTGCAGTACGAACGGGCCAAACCGAGACCCGCGCGCTAG
- a CDS encoding glycoside hydrolase family 32 protein, whose product MRNQLIALAVLATLSNTATAQAQPKPDYRPLYHFTPPQNWINDPNGLVYYEGEYHLFYQHNPFANQWGHMSWGHAVSPDLLHWQHLPVAIPEFTHTDGQTKTAIFSGSSVIDAGNRNGLCPTGTKDCMVALYTGHVTKGDEHLAQYQNLAYSADKGRTWTQYAKNPVVDLGLKEFRDPNVFWYAPQQKWIMTTVKPLEHRALFYASKDLKNWELLSDFGAVGDTSKIWECPALMPVPVQDETGRVTGDQEWVLFISAGHPQKDFIGMQYFVGTFDGTRFILDPANPKPIAPATGNVVDWGKDYYAAIQYNNLPASQPGPVMIGWLNNWAYAGDLPTTPFKGAMSLPRQIALKRTPAGLQLLQQPIAATAKLRGDKRTRQAIRLTNQIIPFESATDNAYELEVTIAPGTAKKVGLKLARSANEATAIYYADGKLQLDRRQSGNVTFNKRFASVEEAPLTPKNGLITLRIFVDKSIVEVYANDGERVITDYIFPTETTGGIDLFAEGGSAEIRQITRWSSKPTQQ is encoded by the coding sequence ATGAGAAACCAACTGATCGCCCTGGCGGTACTGGCCACGCTGTCCAACACAGCTACGGCGCAGGCGCAACCCAAGCCCGACTACCGGCCGCTGTACCACTTCACGCCGCCCCAGAACTGGATCAACGACCCCAACGGCCTAGTCTATTACGAGGGCGAATACCACCTGTTTTATCAGCATAACCCCTTTGCCAACCAGTGGGGGCACATGAGCTGGGGCCACGCCGTCAGCCCCGATCTGTTGCACTGGCAGCACCTGCCCGTCGCCATCCCCGAGTTCACGCACACTGATGGCCAAACCAAAACGGCCATTTTCTCAGGCAGTTCGGTTATTGATGCCGGAAATCGGAACGGCCTCTGCCCCACCGGCACTAAAGACTGTATGGTGGCCCTCTACACCGGCCACGTGACCAAAGGCGATGAGCACCTGGCTCAGTACCAGAACCTGGCCTACAGCGCCGATAAGGGACGTACCTGGACCCAATATGCCAAAAACCCCGTCGTCGATCTGGGGCTCAAAGAATTCCGCGACCCGAACGTGTTCTGGTATGCGCCCCAGCAGAAATGGATCATGACGACCGTCAAACCGCTTGAGCACCGGGCGCTGTTTTATGCCTCCAAGGACCTGAAAAACTGGGAGCTGCTGAGCGACTTCGGTGCCGTGGGCGATACGTCCAAAATATGGGAATGCCCGGCCCTGATGCCGGTGCCCGTTCAGGACGAAACCGGGCGCGTTACGGGCGATCAGGAATGGGTGCTGTTCATCTCGGCGGGGCACCCCCAGAAAGACTTTATCGGCATGCAATACTTCGTGGGTACGTTCGACGGCACCCGCTTCATCCTCGACCCGGCCAACCCCAAACCTATTGCGCCCGCGACGGGCAACGTGGTCGATTGGGGAAAAGACTATTACGCGGCCATCCAGTACAACAACCTGCCCGCCAGTCAGCCGGGACCGGTGATGATTGGCTGGCTCAATAACTGGGCCTATGCGGGTGATTTGCCCACGACCCCGTTTAAAGGCGCCATGTCGTTGCCCCGGCAGATCGCGCTGAAACGGACCCCGGCGGGCCTGCAACTGCTGCAACAGCCCATTGCTGCCACCGCTAAACTACGTGGCGACAAACGCACCAGACAGGCTATTCGCCTCACCAACCAAATCATCCCTTTTGAATCGGCTACCGACAACGCCTATGAACTGGAGGTAACGATTGCCCCCGGTACTGCCAAAAAGGTTGGGTTGAAACTGGCCCGGAGCGCCAACGAAGCCACCGCCATCTATTATGCCGATGGCAAGCTTCAGCTCGACCGGCGGCAGTCGGGGAATGTAACGTTCAACAAGCGGTTTGCCAGCGTCGAAGAAGCCCCGTTAACCCCGAAAAACGGCCTGATTACGCTACGTATTTTCGTGGACAAATCGATTGTGGAAGTGTATGCCAACGACGGGGAGCGCGTCATTACGGATTACATTTTCCCGACGGAGACAACCGGCGGCATCGACCTATTTGCCGAAGGGGGCAGCGCCGAGATCAGGCAGATTACCCGCTGGTCTAGCAAACCGACCCAGCAGTAA
- a CDS encoding RagB/SusD family nutrient uptake outer membrane protein, producing the protein MKTIKTLVLSALLATSFSCQDTLDVTPKAVISGDDLNTPDNLDKLVVAAYSAIGNDHFTAPFTLWPYGNLRSGDAYKGGGGTADIFEYHFFETFAYIRPDLGPADKLWFRYYVSISRANDALRRLSAISETEFPSKKVRMAEMRFLRGHSYFALKTLWNRVPYIDETVADDQYATISNVALTSDELWDKIAADFRAGVQDLPLTQSEVGRANQLSAKAYLAKTLLYQAYKQDASYNVTGTDAAKLQEVLTLTNDIITSGKYGLYDDFGKNFLPEYDNGLESIFAIQRSLDDGTPKGRLDYSSMLNYPMNPEFGCCGFHLPSQNLLNAFKTNANGLPLFDTFNNADIKTPDDFRANPVDPRVDHTATIPGHPYKYKPNLIFKSEWARAPEIYGATASLKEVVSPDSPAFRKLPPFMSSSKNSVLIRYADVLLWRAEALIELGRQDEALPLINQIRARASKSTSLLIDATGKPTSTYRIDVYKPGTNCTWNQSFARQALRWERRLELAMEGNRFFDLVRWGIAADYLNSYFTVEKTKREYLKEAKFTKNRDEYLPIPFNQINFSKGLYKQNPGF; encoded by the coding sequence ATGAAAACGATCAAAACGTTAGTTCTCTCGGCGCTGCTGGCCACGAGTTTCTCCTGCCAGGATACGCTCGACGTAACCCCGAAAGCTGTCATCAGCGGCGATGACCTGAACACACCCGACAACCTCGACAAGCTGGTGGTAGCGGCCTATTCGGCCATCGGCAACGACCATTTTACGGCGCCCTTCACGCTCTGGCCCTACGGCAACCTTCGCTCGGGCGACGCCTACAAAGGTGGGGGTGGCACGGCCGATATTTTCGAGTACCATTTCTTTGAAACCTTCGCCTACATCCGGCCCGATCTGGGACCTGCCGACAAGCTCTGGTTCCGGTACTACGTGTCGATTTCGCGGGCCAACGATGCGCTGCGCCGCTTGAGCGCCATCAGCGAGACCGAGTTTCCGAGCAAGAAGGTGCGCATGGCCGAGATGCGCTTCCTGCGCGGGCATTCCTATTTCGCGCTGAAAACGCTCTGGAACCGGGTGCCGTACATCGACGAAACGGTAGCCGACGATCAATACGCGACCATCTCGAACGTAGCCCTGACGAGCGACGAACTCTGGGATAAGATTGCCGCCGATTTCCGGGCGGGGGTGCAGGATCTGCCCCTCACGCAGTCGGAAGTGGGCCGCGCCAACCAGTTGTCGGCCAAAGCGTATCTGGCCAAAACGCTGCTTTATCAGGCCTATAAGCAGGATGCCAGCTACAACGTGACGGGCACCGACGCCGCCAAGCTTCAGGAAGTGCTGACGCTGACCAACGACATCATCACGTCGGGCAAATACGGCCTGTACGACGATTTTGGCAAGAACTTCCTGCCCGAGTATGACAACGGCCTCGAATCGATCTTTGCCATTCAGCGCTCACTCGACGACGGCACCCCCAAAGGCCGGCTCGATTACAGCAGCATGCTCAATTACCCCATGAACCCCGAGTTTGGCTGCTGCGGCTTCCACCTACCCAGCCAGAACCTGCTCAACGCGTTTAAAACCAATGCCAACGGCCTGCCGCTTTTCGATACGTTTAACAACGCCGATATCAAAACGCCCGACGATTTCCGGGCCAATCCCGTCGATCCGCGCGTCGACCACACGGCCACCATTCCGGGGCATCCGTACAAGTACAAGCCAAACCTGATCTTCAAATCGGAATGGGCGCGGGCGCCGGAAATCTACGGTGCCACGGCGTCGCTGAAAGAAGTGGTGTCGCCTGATAGCCCGGCCTTCCGCAAGCTGCCGCCGTTTATGAGCAGCTCCAAAAATTCGGTGCTGATCCGCTACGCCGACGTGCTGCTGTGGCGCGCCGAAGCCCTGATCGAGCTGGGTCGGCAGGACGAAGCCCTGCCGCTGATCAACCAGATTCGGGCGCGGGCTAGTAAGAGTACGAGCCTGCTGATCGATGCGACGGGTAAGCCTACTTCGACCTACCGGATCGACGTGTACAAGCCGGGCACCAACTGCACCTGGAACCAGTCGTTCGCCCGGCAGGCGTTGCGGTGGGAGCGTCGCCTCGAATTAGCGATGGAAGGCAACCGGTTCTTTGATCTGGTGCGCTGGGGTATCGCGGCCGATTACCTGAACAGCTACTTCACGGTCGAGAAAACGAAGCGCGAATACCTGAAAGAAGCCAAGTTCACCAAAAACCGCGACGAGTACCTGCCTATTCCGTTTAACCAGATCAACTTCAGCAAAGGGCTGTACAAGCAGAATCCAGGCTTTTAA
- a CDS encoding SusC/RagA family TonB-linked outer membrane protein translates to MKQAVLFLMLALGISQMALAQSKLSVTGVVTGQADGRPIPGVTVIEKGDGPAVRQNGTTSNADGVYQLTVSPGSTLVFSFVGMLPKEVPVGNGGTLNVTLAEDQQNLTEVVVTGYRTERKADLTGAVAVVNVSDVKTLPAPNVMQNLQGRVAGVFITTDGNPGAGANVQIRGVGTLGNNSPLYVIDGVPTTEGLQTLNQNDIESIQVLKDASAASIYGSRAGNGVIIVTTKRAKKGVSRIDFTAYTTAQRYNSKLDVLNTEQRGRVFWQAATNDGVTPVSPIYSFQTVPGPDGKPVLQSVNVPEFIDPQKTMRPSDTRWFDEIARTGIIQSYDLSLANGGERGNMLFSLNYFNHDGIIRGTNFNRITARMNSDYSFLNGRLKVGENVMFTKTRNTEIPVGDIMYLALVQQPIVPVYTETGGWGGPAPSMTDRHNPVRLIEDNAQNKTYGGRLFGNAFIEVEPLKGLRLRSNIGVDYTLTSLRSMYKAYTSGFLSDNTNRVTNFSNFYGNWVWQNTLNYDLTLGKSRVEALAGTEQIQFTGSGFSAMRENFALQNPDYMYLDAGSGNKDNGGSGQAYALMSFFGKVNYAFNDRYLAAVTLRRDGSSRFGQDNRYGTFPAVSLGWRISEEAFVKDRLPIISDLKLRAGWGQTGNQNIANNAIYALYIPQYGTDATWDNDNGTAYAIGGQASGTLPSGFRRIQLGNSNLRWETLTQTNVGLDFSLFNYKLTGSIDYFVKNTKDILVQPPYLAVVGDGGGRWVNGAALQNRGVEVQLGYQNKIGSEFSYNISANVSTYRNRVVALPEEVVNAYGGNGTTDNILGRSINSTYGYVTDGIFQSQAEVDAVGDQVGKGVGRIRYKDLNGDNKIDANDRTWIAVRDPKFIYGFNTSLSYRGFDLALFFQGVQGVDVYNDNKILTDFTSLWAGTNWGARTLQAWSPTNTGSSIPAVTLTDKNNEGRTSTYFIENGSYLKLRNIQFGYNVPTALTQRLKMQRARVYVQGQNILTIRPGTRANAYTGVDPETPNSTYPIPAMYTAGVNVSF, encoded by the coding sequence ATGAAACAAGCCGTACTCTTCCTTATGCTGGCTTTGGGCATTAGCCAGATGGCGCTGGCTCAAAGCAAACTTTCTGTCACCGGGGTGGTGACGGGGCAGGCCGACGGCAGGCCCATTCCCGGTGTAACCGTCATTGAAAAAGGCGATGGTCCGGCGGTTCGGCAAAACGGGACGACGTCCAACGCCGACGGTGTCTACCAACTCACGGTTTCGCCGGGCTCCACGCTGGTGTTCTCTTTCGTCGGGATGCTGCCCAAAGAGGTGCCCGTGGGTAACGGCGGCACCCTCAACGTAACGCTGGCCGAAGACCAGCAAAACCTGACGGAGGTGGTCGTGACGGGTTACCGAACCGAACGCAAAGCCGACCTGACGGGAGCCGTTGCCGTGGTGAACGTGAGCGACGTGAAAACGCTGCCCGCCCCCAACGTGATGCAAAACCTGCAGGGGCGCGTGGCGGGCGTGTTTATCACCACCGACGGAAACCCCGGCGCGGGGGCCAACGTGCAGATTCGCGGGGTAGGTACGTTGGGCAACAACAGCCCGCTCTACGTCATCGACGGTGTGCCAACGACCGAAGGGCTGCAAACGCTCAATCAGAACGACATCGAGTCGATTCAGGTGCTCAAAGACGCGTCGGCAGCCAGCATCTATGGTTCACGGGCGGGGAATGGCGTCATCATCGTGACCACCAAGCGGGCCAAAAAAGGTGTCAGCCGCATCGACTTCACCGCCTATACTACTGCCCAGCGCTACAACTCGAAACTCGATGTGCTGAATACCGAGCAGCGGGGGCGGGTGTTCTGGCAGGCGGCTACCAACGACGGCGTAACGCCCGTCAGCCCCATCTATTCGTTCCAGACTGTGCCCGGCCCCGATGGCAAGCCGGTGTTACAGAGCGTGAACGTACCTGAGTTTATAGACCCCCAGAAAACCATGCGCCCGTCCGATACGCGCTGGTTCGACGAAATAGCGCGGACGGGCATTATCCAGTCGTATGACCTGAGCCTGGCCAACGGCGGTGAGCGGGGCAACATGCTGTTTTCGCTCAACTATTTCAACCACGACGGCATCATCCGGGGCACCAACTTCAACCGGATTACGGCCCGCATGAACTCAGACTACAGCTTCCTGAACGGGCGGCTCAAAGTGGGCGAGAATGTCATGTTCACCAAGACACGTAACACCGAGATCCCGGTGGGCGACATCATGTACCTGGCCCTGGTGCAGCAGCCCATTGTGCCGGTCTACACGGAAACGGGCGGCTGGGGCGGCCCCGCACCAAGCATGACCGACCGGCACAATCCGGTGCGGCTCATCGAAGACAACGCGCAGAACAAAACCTACGGCGGCCGGCTCTTCGGGAACGCGTTTATCGAGGTAGAGCCGCTGAAAGGGCTTCGGCTGCGCTCGAACATCGGTGTCGATTACACCCTGACCAGCCTACGATCGATGTACAAGGCGTACACGTCGGGCTTCCTGTCGGACAACACCAACCGGGTGACCAACTTCAGCAATTTTTATGGCAACTGGGTCTGGCAGAACACGCTGAACTATGACCTGACGCTGGGCAAGAGCCGGGTGGAAGCCCTGGCTGGCACCGAGCAGATTCAGTTCACGGGCAGTGGTTTCTCAGCCATGCGCGAAAACTTCGCCCTGCAAAACCCTGACTACATGTACCTCGACGCCGGGTCGGGCAACAAAGACAATGGCGGGTCGGGGCAAGCCTACGCGCTGATGTCGTTTTTCGGGAAAGTCAACTACGCGTTCAACGACCGCTATCTGGCAGCGGTCACGCTACGCCGCGATGGCTCGTCGCGCTTCGGGCAGGACAATCGCTATGGTACGTTCCCGGCGGTATCGCTCGGCTGGCGCATCAGCGAAGAAGCCTTCGTCAAAGACCGGCTTCCGATCATTTCGGACCTGAAACTGCGTGCGGGCTGGGGCCAGACGGGCAACCAAAACATCGCCAACAACGCCATCTACGCGCTCTACATCCCCCAATACGGTACCGACGCTACCTGGGACAACGACAACGGCACGGCCTACGCCATTGGTGGGCAGGCGTCGGGTACGTTACCGTCGGGCTTCCGGCGCATTCAGTTGGGCAACAGCAACCTGCGCTGGGAAACCCTGACCCAGACCAATGTCGGGCTTGATTTCAGCCTGTTCAACTACAAACTGACCGGCTCGATCGATTACTTTGTCAAGAATACCAAAGACATTCTGGTGCAACCGCCCTACCTGGCCGTTGTGGGCGACGGCGGTGGCCGGTGGGTCAACGGGGCTGCCCTGCAAAACCGGGGTGTCGAAGTGCAACTGGGCTACCAGAATAAAATCGGTTCGGAGTTCAGCTACAACATCTCGGCCAACGTCTCAACCTACCGCAACAGGGTGGTGGCGCTGCCCGAAGAGGTGGTCAATGCCTACGGCGGCAACGGCACGACCGACAACATCCTGGGCCGGTCGATCAACTCGACCTATGGGTACGTGACCGACGGTATTTTTCAGAGCCAGGCTGAGGTCGATGCGGTGGGCGATCAGGTGGGGAAAGGCGTCGGGCGCATCCGCTACAAAGACCTGAACGGCGACAACAAGATCGACGCGAACGACCGCACCTGGATTGCCGTTCGTGACCCCAAATTTATCTACGGGTTCAACACCAGCCTGTCGTACCGGGGCTTCGATCTGGCTCTGTTCTTCCAGGGTGTGCAGGGTGTCGACGTCTACAACGACAATAAAATCCTGACCGACTTTACGTCGCTCTGGGCCGGTACCAACTGGGGCGCGCGCACGTTGCAGGCCTGGTCACCGACCAACACGGGCTCGTCGATTCCGGCCGTAACGCTGACCGACAAAAACAACGAAGGCCGTACGTCGACCTACTTCATCGAGAACGGGTCGTACCTGAAACTGCGGAACATCCAGTTCGGCTACAACGTACCCACGGCGCTGACACAACGCCTGAAGATGCAGCGCGCCCGCGTGTATGTGCAGGGCCAGAACATCCTGACGATCAGGCCCGGCACGCGCGCCAACGCCTACACGGGCGTCGACCCCGAAACGCCCAACAGCACGTACCCAATCCCGGCCATGTACACGGCCGGCGTGAACGTCTCCTTCTAA
- a CDS encoding carbohydrate kinase family protein produces the protein MTQLPTFVCFGEVLWDVLPTGKQAGGAPMNVALHLRNLGQQAQLISRVGTDDLGRELLDFLHDHGLSTPYVQIGQSHLTGVAKANVSDANEVTYKIVQPVAWDYIQPDDAQTELVRQSEVFIYGSLAARSPQTGETLLGLLDVAAQSGTQTVFDVNLRAPHYDRPTIEALLSRANLVKLNEHELIELTDWHGYEPDLKLAMQQLYNHYQLDTLCVTLGPDGAALLDHAGYVRQGGFPVQVADTIGSGDSFLAALLASLRAGRPTRQALELACATGAYVATQHGATPSFSEDTIQAFLAAARPLAGSLAPAIP, from the coding sequence ATGACTCAACTACCCACATTCGTCTGTTTCGGTGAAGTCCTCTGGGACGTGCTGCCGACGGGTAAACAAGCCGGTGGTGCGCCCATGAACGTGGCGCTGCACCTGCGCAACCTCGGGCAGCAGGCCCAGCTCATCAGCCGGGTAGGCACCGACGACCTGGGCCGCGAACTGCTCGATTTCCTGCACGACCACGGCCTGTCCACCCCTTACGTGCAGATCGGTCAATCGCACCTGACGGGCGTGGCCAAAGCGAACGTTTCGGATGCCAACGAAGTCACCTACAAGATTGTGCAGCCGGTCGCCTGGGATTACATCCAGCCCGACGACGCCCAGACCGAACTGGTTCGACAAAGCGAGGTATTCATCTACGGCAGTCTGGCGGCGCGGAGCCCACAAACCGGCGAGACGCTGCTCGGGCTCCTGGACGTAGCCGCCCAATCGGGTACGCAAACGGTATTTGACGTGAACCTGCGCGCCCCGCACTACGACCGGCCAACGATCGAGGCGTTGCTGAGCCGGGCCAATCTGGTGAAGCTCAATGAGCATGAACTGATCGAGCTGACCGACTGGCACGGCTACGAACCCGATCTCAAACTAGCCATGCAGCAGCTATATAACCACTACCAGCTCGACACGCTCTGCGTCACGCTGGGGCCTGACGGCGCGGCCTTGCTCGACCACGCTGGGTACGTTCGGCAGGGGGGCTTTCCGGTGCAGGTGGCCGACACCATCGGCAGTGGTGATTCGTTTCTGGCGGCGTTGCTGGCCAGCCTGCGGGCGGGCAGACCCACCCGGCAGGCGCTCGAACTGGCCTGCGCGACCGGCGCTTACGTCGCCACCCAGCACGGCGCCACACCATCCTTTTCCGAAGACACGATTCAGGCTTTCCTGGCCGCCGCCCGCCCACTGGCTGGTTCGCTGGCACCGGCCATACCCTAG
- a CDS encoding sugar porter family MFS transporter: MSQQQRIFLWSITAALGGFLFGFDTAVISGVEQSLQELWQLSVWEHGLTVSMALFGTVLGAMLGGIPAERYGRRKTLFWIAVLYLVSSLGTSLAVDWSVFLVFRFLGGLGVGASSVAAPMYITEISPARSRGRLVALFQFNVVLGILIAYLSNYLLQNAGDAAWRWMLGVQAIPSLLFLLAVLLIPESPRWLLLRAGRVEEAREVLQLIDADHYEDTLDALRYTAEQQTLSQQPARLFSARYKVPVMLAVLFAVFNQVSGINAIIYYAPRIFEMTGLGKSSALLSSAGIGVINLLFTLLAMNLIDRFGRRTLMFIGSLGLIATLGLVARAFYVHDFGGMSVPVLLFVYIAFFAFSQGGVIWVFISEIFPNEVRANGQALGSFTHWLMAAVITFAFPYFAEKLGGAYTFLFFCLMMVLQLVFVWKWMPETKGTSLEQVGKTFVVH, from the coding sequence ATGAGCCAACAACAACGCATTTTTCTTTGGTCTATTACGGCTGCTCTGGGCGGCTTTCTTTTCGGGTTTGACACGGCCGTAATCTCGGGTGTCGAGCAGTCGCTTCAGGAACTCTGGCAACTCAGCGTGTGGGAACACGGCCTTACAGTCTCGATGGCGCTGTTCGGTACGGTGCTCGGCGCCATGCTGGGCGGTATCCCGGCCGAGCGCTACGGGCGCCGTAAAACCCTCTTCTGGATTGCCGTTCTGTATTTGGTTTCATCGCTGGGTACGTCGCTCGCCGTCGACTGGAGCGTCTTTCTTGTCTTCCGTTTTCTGGGCGGGCTGGGCGTCGGGGCGTCGTCGGTGGCCGCTCCCATGTACATCACCGAAATCTCGCCGGCCCGGTCGCGGGGGCGGCTGGTGGCCTTGTTCCAGTTCAACGTGGTGCTGGGCATTCTGATCGCCTACCTGTCGAATTACCTCTTGCAGAACGCAGGCGATGCCGCCTGGCGCTGGATGCTCGGCGTGCAGGCCATCCCGTCGCTGTTGTTTCTGCTGGCGGTGCTCCTGATTCCCGAAAGCCCCCGCTGGCTGCTGTTGCGAGCCGGGCGCGTGGAAGAAGCCCGCGAGGTGCTGCAACTGATCGACGCCGACCATTACGAAGATACGCTCGACGCCCTCCGCTACACGGCCGAGCAGCAAACCCTCTCGCAGCAACCCGCCCGGCTGTTTTCTGCCCGTTACAAAGTGCCCGTGATGCTGGCCGTGCTGTTTGCCGTGTTTAACCAGGTATCGGGCATCAACGCCATCATCTACTACGCCCCCCGGATTTTTGAAATGACGGGCTTGGGCAAAAGCTCGGCGCTGCTGTCGTCGGCAGGAATCGGGGTGATCAACCTGCTCTTCACGCTCTTGGCCATGAACCTGATCGACCGCTTTGGCCGCCGGACGCTCATGTTCATCGGGTCGCTGGGGTTGATCGCCACGCTGGGTCTGGTTGCCCGCGCCTTCTACGTGCACGACTTCGGGGGCATGTCGGTACCGGTACTCCTGTTTGTCTACATCGCCTTCTTTGCCTTTTCGCAGGGCGGCGTGATCTGGGTGTTCATCTCCGAAATCTTCCCCAACGAGGTGCGTGCCAACGGGCAGGCGCTGGGCAGCTTTACCCACTGGCTCATGGCCGCCGTCATCACGTTTGCGTTTCCCTACTTCGCCGAAAAGCTGGGCGGTGCTTACACCTTCCTGTTCTTCTGCCTGATGATGGTGCTCCAACTGGTCTTTGTCTGGAAATGGATGCCCGAAACCAAAGGGACCAGCCTCGAACAAGTCGGCAAAACCTTCGTGGTGCACTAA